AAGGGTTATGTCTTCCACCCCTTGCGGCTCTTCTTTCAGTAGAGGTCCGGATGCTTTTTGCTTAGCTTTAATAGGTTTTGCTGCTTCTATCCCTGCTATTTCATTTTTTACTGTTTCAGTTTCTGTTATTCCATGCTTTACTGCTTTCGGCTCTGTTATTTCATTCTTTTCTCTCTTTGATTCTGCTATTTCATGCTTTGCTGCCTCCGGTTCTGCTATTTCGGGCTTAATTATTTCAGGTTCAGCTGCTTCATGTTTAGTTATTTTTGTTTCGGTTATTTCAGGTTCAGTTATTTTAAGTTTAGCTATAGATTCAGTTTCTTTAATTTTAGCAGATTTAAGTTCAATTGTTTCAGATACGGATTTTCTTTTTTCTTCTGCTTTTGGTTCACCTTCATTAATCTCAGCTTCTTTAAGTTCAGCTGTTTCACATCCGGTTATTTTTGATTCAGCTTTTTCAGGCTTAGACATTTGAGACCCACTTTTTATATTGCCAATTCTCTCTTGGATATATTCATCCTTTTTGGAATTTATTTCGTACTTAAAAATATTATTCTTACTCTCAATTTCAATATTTTTTACAAGGGACTCACTTAAAAGGGCGTTGTTTATAGCATAATACACAGCCCTGAACACATCCTGTTCATTTGTAAACCGCACTTCCATTTTTGTAGGATGCACATTTACATCAACTAAAACCGGGTTAATCTTTATGTTTAAAACGACAAAGGGAAATTTGTTTTTCATAAGGCTTGTTTTATAAGCCTCATCAATGGCAGCGGTTATTGTTTTATTTTTAATATATCTTCCGTTTATATAAATGGACTGCCAGTTCCTGTTAGACCTTGCTATGGAAGGCTTCCCTGCATATCCCTCTATCTCAAACATTTCGTCTTTATAAGTAATTTTAATACACTCTTTTGCGGTCTCCCTTCCGTATATGCTGAATATTGTACTAAGAAGGTCTTTATTTCCCGGTGTATGTACAACTGTTTTTTTATTATTTACAAGTTTAAAAGATATATGGGGGTTTCCTAATGCTATTCTATTTAATATATCTGAAATATATCCTGCCTCAGTAGAGTCTTTTTTTAAAAATTTAAACCTTGCAGGGGTGTTAAAAAACAAATCCCTTACCACAAAAGTTGTCCCTACAGGGCATCCTGCTTCCCTAACTTCTTCCACTGTACCGCCTTTTACCCTGACATAGCTTCCATAGGGTTTGTCTTTGGTCCTGGTTGTAAGCTCAACAACAGACACCGATGCTATGCTTGCTAAGGCTTCTCCTCTGAAACCTAATGTCAAAATTCCCTCTAAATCATTGGAGCTTCTGATTTTACTTGTTGCATGCCTTTCAAAAGCAATTAAAACATCGTCTTCTTCCATTCCGCAGCCATTGTCAATTACTTTAATAAAGGTTATACCGCCTTTTTGAATTTCCACCGTTATATTTGTGCTCCCTGCATCAATGGAGTTTTCCACAAGCTCCTTTACAACCGATGCAGGATTTTCCACAACTTCACCGGCTGCTATTTGATTGGATGTATTTTCGTCAAGTATTACAATTTGTCCCATAAATAAAACCTTTCCTAATACTTATTTTAAAGCTTCATACCAAAATTCAATGCTAAACCCTATCTAAAAGCTTTTAAAATCTTAACTTTTTATAAATAATTTAAGTATTTTAATTGTTTTAACAATTTATTCAGCTGCAGTCCCTTACCTTCTTTTGCAGATTATATAATGCATTTAGTGCATCTAGCGGGGTAAGAGTACTAATGTCCATTTCCTTTAAATCCGTTAAAACCTCATTGGTATTTCTCTGGGCAGCATTAAATGAAAAAATATCAATCTGACCTCCAATGGGCTTTTTAGCTTTTTTGCTCCTGTCCTTTTTGCTTATATCTGCACTTTCCAATTCCTTCAATATCTCTTTTGCCCTGTTTATTACAGGAAGAGGCACCCCGGCAAGCTGGGCAACTTCAATTCCGTAGCTGTCGTCTGCACCGCCCCTTTTAATTTTTCTTAAAAATATAACATCGTCACCTTTTTTCTCAACGGCAATACAGTAGTTTTTAATACCGTCTAAATTCTTCTCCAGCTCTGTAAGCTCGTGGTAGTGGGTTGCAAAAAGCGTCCTCGCCCCAAGTTTTTCTTTATTAGCCACATATTCAATAACAGACCAGGCAATGCTAAGACCGTCATAGGTACTGGTTCCCCTGCCTATTTCGTCTAAAATCAAAAGACTTTTACAAGTTGCGTTGTTTAATATATTTGCAACCTCCGTCATTTCCACCATAAAAGTACTCTGCCCTGATGCCAAATCATCTGATGCACCCACACGGGTAAATATCCTGTCTACAATTCCAATTTTAGCACTTGTGGCAGGAACAAAGCTTCCAATCTGTGCCATAAGCACAATTAATGCAACCTGTCTCATATATGTTGATTTACCAGACATATTAGGTCCTGTAATAATGGAAACTAAATTTTCCCCTCTGTCTAAGAATGTATCATTAGGCACAAATTCGCCTTCATCAATCATTTTTTCAACCACCGGATGGCGCCCGTCAACAATTTCTATAACGTCTTCATTTGTAATATTTGGCATTACATAGTTTTCCCTGTCCGCAACCTCTGCTAAAGTACACAAAACATCAATGTTTGCAAGGGCTTTTGCCGTTGCCTTTATTCTGTTTACCTCTTTTGAAATCTCATCCCTCACCTTTGTAAACAAATTATACTCCAGCTCAACAAGCCTTTCCTGGGCACCTAAAACGGTG
The genomic region above belongs to Acetivibrio saccincola and contains:
- the mutL gene encoding DNA mismatch repair endonuclease MutL, yielding MGQIVILDENTSNQIAAGEVVENPASVVKELVENSIDAGSTNITVEIQKGGITFIKVIDNGCGMEEDDVLIAFERHATSKIRSSNDLEGILTLGFRGEALASIASVSVVELTTRTKDKPYGSYVRVKGGTVEEVREAGCPVGTTFVVRDLFFNTPARFKFLKKDSTEAGYISDILNRIALGNPHISFKLVNNKKTVVHTPGNKDLLSTIFSIYGRETAKECIKITYKDEMFEIEGYAGKPSIARSNRNWQSIYINGRYIKNKTITAAIDEAYKTSLMKNKFPFVVLNIKINPVLVDVNVHPTKMEVRFTNEQDVFRAVYYAINNALLSESLVKNIEIESKNNIFKYEINSKKDEYIQERIGNIKSGSQMSKPEKAESKITGCETAELKEAEINEGEPKAEEKRKSVSETIELKSAKIKETESIAKLKITEPEITETKITKHEAAEPEIIKPEIAEPEAAKHEIAESKREKNEITEPKAVKHGITETETVKNEIAGIEAAKPIKAKQKASGPLLKEEPQGVEDITLEAKEDIFTDYRIIGQVFSTYIILQKGENLVLIDQHAAHERIVFEELKEKYYKEENLAQYLLEPVVIELTSQEAEFINDKSEMLNKLGFITENFGDNSIILRSVPANSEGGSIREAFLDVLDFLMSENKKDNVYIAEEVLYKMACKGAVKANEKLGDIEIRNIIKKLSQLKNPYTCPHGRPTIIKITKYELEKMFKRIV